A genomic region of Fundulus heteroclitus isolate FHET01 chromosome 24, MU-UCD_Fhet_4.1, whole genome shotgun sequence contains the following coding sequences:
- the LOC118557855 gene encoding zinc finger BED domain-containing protein 4-like: MVKAMRDADLPSLPCMAHTLQLAVADGVLSQRSIADIIAYGRRIVGHFKHSQLAYSRLQNIQKQLGQPIKRLQQDVPTRWNSTVNMLQSLMEQKRALGAYGADYDLPSMFTGSQWKLVENMISLLAPFEELTHQISSSTASAADVIPSIRALTRLLEKAAETDHGVKTSKAALLEAVQNRFSDIQSKRLYTIATVLDPRYKDRYFSDALKPQIRGLLSDVLATGQEQQNGEASLEATGSEPPEKVPRAGSLNAMYAELLDEDGEHGGGDISSSTSSQMNLYLSEPVIPRSGQPLVFWRDNKSRFPALAQAAQDYLCAPCTSVDSERLFSTAGNIVDEKRNKLSAKNAEMLIFLKKNLPLMLNKYALREMALLISIPLLSFSLTHDFHAMHFKCM; encoded by the exons atggTAAAGGCCATGAGGGATGCAGATCTACCCAGCCTGCCGTGCATGGCTCATACACTGCAGCTTGCCGTTGCCGACGGAGTTCTATCACAACGCAGCATCGCTGATATAATAGCCTATGGAAGACGCATCGTCGGTCATTTCAAACATTCCCAGCTTGCCTACTCTCGACTTCAAAATATTCAGAAGCAACTTGGCCAGCCTATTAAGAGGCTGCAACAGGATGTACCTACCAGGTGGAACAGTACAGTTAATATGCTACAGAGTCTGATGGAACAGAAGCGTGCCCTAGGTGCTTATGGAGCTGACTATGACTTGCCTTCCATGTTCACTGGCAGCCAGTGGAAATTGGTGGAAAATATGATTTCTCTACTAGCCCCGTTTGAAGAGCTCACGCACCAGATCAGCTCATCAACTGCATCGGCTGCAGATGTTATACCATCCATCAGAGCCTTAACCCGTCTTCTGGAGAAAGCCGCTGAGACGGACCACGGTGTAAAAACTTCAAAAGCAGCATTGTTGGAAGCGGTCCAGAACAGATTCAGTGACATTCAATCGAAGCGCCTGTATACCATCGCAACAGTGCTCGATCCGAG gtataaaGACAGATATTTCTCCGACGCACTCAAGCCCCAGATTCGCGGGCTGCTTTCTGATGTCCTTGCTACTGGACAGGAGCAGCAAAATGGTGAGGCAAGTTTGGAAGCGACTGGCAGCGAGCCCCCAGAGAAAGTACCACGAGCTGGCTCCTTAAACGCTATGTATGCTGAGTTGTTGGATGAAGACGGGGAACATGGTGGCGGTGACATCAGCAGCTCAACATCATCGCAGATGAACCTCTACCTATCAGAGCCAGTCATCCCACGGAGTGGACAGCCGCTTGTTTTTTGGCGAGACAATAAAAGTCGTTTCCCCGCTCTCGCACAAGCAGCACAAGACTACCTATGTGCTCCATGCACAAGTGTAGATAGTGAGCGACTTTTTAGCACAGCAGGGAATATTGTAGATGAGAAGAGGAACAAGCTGTCTGCCAAAAATGCAGAGATGCTtatatttctaaagaaaaatcTGCCATTGATGCTTAACAAGTACGCTTTAAGAGAAATGGCTTTACTAATCTCtattcctcttctttctttctcattgACTCATGATTTCcatgctatgcactttaaatgtatgtag